AAAAAAGATTTCTTTCTACTATTATGAACGTCAAGAGCCCCGCGCATAGGATACATTTGCAATTTTCCCATGCAAAATCTACTAAACGCAACGCAAACTTATCTTATGTGCGCTGTGCTTTACcaattgtttacatttttaccATTCTCTAATACCAGGCTCAcggataaaaatataaaagctaaatagatttaaatttaagctaaaaccatattcggtctatccactcattgctgggattatttttgatttaatcTTTTGAGGATTAAAGTTGATTTAATCATTATAAAGCTTATTTTGCTATAATTGTTAGGCAACGGTGTGCATGTTGTTTACAtctaattcaaacatgaaaaaatgaaatgaaaacattTAGATGACGTCACGACGTTGAAaaaggaatttgaaaaaaagacgGGATCTGCATGGGATTTAAGCCACGACTAGAATGTGCAATTCCAAGGGCGAAAAGAATGTTCCTTTGAATAAAACTGTGATCACGAGCGGGGGGTAATTACGGATCGTTTTAAGCAGCCTTTTTGCGGACGTGTTGTGACTTGAGTATCTATACTTGCTGGGTTCCATATGGGGAAACAAAGGAAAACCGATTGAATTTGTGGGATTGCCAAGGGAAACGACACAAGTTTTTTTGGGCTGAAAAGTTCCGAAAACAGTGGTAATTCCCTAAAAAGACAACAAAACCCACGTGCCTTTTTTGTCTTTTGAGATTCCGTCTTTCTCGGCATGTCTTTCACCTTGGGGAATTCGTCGGATCGGCGCAACTCGAGGCGTAACTCCGGAACAAGTGCGAAAAATGAGTTTCTTTTTATTCTGGCGCACGGCTCAACTTTACATAGTCTTTTCGCTGACTGCACAAAGCTGGACTTGAGTAGGGCAAGATGGCGTAGACAATTCGTCCAATAAGCTGGAACAAcctggaaaaaatatataatgttGCTGCGATTCGACCTACCTTGCTGAACGACAAAAGTGTAATGAATGTTTTTTCTCAAGTCTCAAGAGTAATAACGCGAGCTTGTTAAGCatttaaacaattatttttaagaaaatcaTTACAATGCTTAAAAACAAGTAGTGctaaatttattattaattcttgtaacaattatattttgaaaaagctttagaagGATTAAATAGTAAGTTTATTAGCTTTTTTCATTCTATCCGTgctactgacatcctattgtttagcccatcgccagatcgtagccaggatgtcctgggctataatttttttcatactgcgtttcaatgatgacagcggtctatgtctattgatgatgatgacaccgcgcttgtcaccgggTCGTCTAATACAGTTGCGTTCACTACTATTCCTTACACGCTTAGATCAGTTTACCTATATATGGGTAACTGATTCACCTATATTTGAGTATCTTATAAATAAACTCAAATGTGGGTAAAAaatactaataatattagtaaaatCTAcctataaaacaataaaaaccaATCTCACCTAAATATGGGTAAACtgatttacccatatttggatgaaaaaaaaaacatttaaaaacaaACGTGAAAACAACATCTTGATTTTTTCTATCagatttatttaaaatataaagCAAAGAAAATTCTTTATGTGTGTCGTTGAAAATTATTGCTGCAGCTCGACATTTCATTCGGAACGAACGAACGAAGAAATGATCTAACGTGGAATGCCCTGCCCGGGAGGTAAATAATTTGACCCCTTTTTCTTCATCGGTAAGTATCAATTTTCTACAACAAAATATGCCTTGACTGATTTGGTTTCTGTTGATTACAGATTCTGCCATAAATAGCGACCTGTGTACGCGTATACAAGCTCACCCGGGGAGATGTTTACTAGCTTCTGAGAAATACCTCTTGTGAAAGGGTCACGAGACGAAGTTCAAGTTGCAGAAGGTTCGAAGAATTGAAACTTGATTTCGGTCgggaaagaagaagtaagtCGCGACGGCAATCGTAAAGATTAACATCGCTGCGTAACCTGACATGTATCATTGGTAAGCATAAAatccggaaaaaaaatcattaataacTCGATTTCGTTGCTTACAGTTTCATCAAATCCATTAAAGATTGGATGACGAATAATCGGATATCACTCGTTCTCGCAGAAGACCATCAATCCTCCGCCACCTCTTCACTCCATCGATGCACCACACGATGGTTTCCGCCTGCAACAGAAATGACTGCAAAACGATATCACCCACCAACTTCAAGCGGAAATCGAACTCCATGCTCATTCTTTTCGGAAGTGCTCCAGAACAATATTTTCTCGACGAAATCCATTGGCAGTCAACAGCTGCGGAACTGATTGCTTACACTTGGACCACAAACGTCACCATTAGCTTTGTTCGGAATATCGATTGGTCGCAATCCAGCCGGAATAGGTTCTACCGGTAGTCGTTCCGGAACAGAAGAACAACCTCAACAGAGTTTCTCGACAAACGAAAATGGCAATGTAACTGCAGCATCACCTGTGGAATCTCTATACTGGGTGGACAATCTTAGAATCTTTGACGAAGAAAAACTGCGACATCATATACCGACGGCAGCGTAATTTCCATCACACTGATGCTTCGTCGGTGCTGATACTATGTTTGTGCTGGCACTAAACAGCTATTTTTGCTCTGTCCCAGGTCTACATTTTAGTTATCATATGTAATTTTAGCAAAAGGTTTAATAAATTAtgttaaaactatttttatttatgtatagtaatttttttagtACGATATCTAAATACAGAACATGGTTATGCAAAACAAAATACGGAAAAAATACCTAAATATGGGTGAATTTTACCTATAAATTGCACCGATTCAACTACCTAAATATGGGTGAATTCCCTGTTGAATTCAGTTTACCTATAAATGAGTAAATGCCAATTCACCCATAAAtacgtatgtgcactttttggcgattataggtactcttcacccatatttgggtgaactgaagtAAGCGTGTACCTTTAGTTTGTATTCTAATCGAGTGCACGTGCAAAGCCATCACTCAAAACGTCAAAACATAagctgaagaaaaaaaaaacgtgtagGAGTTTTGTGCTGTTAAAAAGTGTCGAATACTCAAATACAATCTATCGTGTGTCATTTAAATTTCCCTATATTAAATACagattttcatatttgtttattccATTGATTCTATCCACAGTGTCCACCCGATTGATTATCGAGGGGTGCAttcaaaagaagaaaatatttcgtTTGTGTATCACCATGGAGCAGATTCCGATTGCTGTTAGGGTGGAAAAGGACGGAAAACGGATGGTGCAATCTATTGTGTCTGTTTTAAAAACAACAAACTTTGAATCAATTATCGACCAAGTTTTGAACAGAAAACTGAACAAAACTGAGAAGATCGATAAAGTATTTGCTGGTAGTAAGTCTATCAATCGTGACGATTTGTTCGAGGTCGACCCGTCAACCATTTTGCAGGATGCTGTGACTGCCATCGGAACTTGCACCAAAGTTTTGTGCCTAATGAAACCAACATTTGACCCACCAAAGCAACCTCAAAACGCATTTgatcatttgatgaaaaatgctGCCGTCGTTTTGTATCCTGATAAAAAGGAAGAACGAGACGGTCGGTCAGAGCTATACAACTGTGTTGTACAATACTTGGTGGACAAAAAAGCAGGGTTCAAACGCTTCCAGAAAACTGAATTGCAGCAGTTCATGAGTgcatttgtatcggccttatggTACTTAGATGGCCAATCAGAAAAGTTGGCATCAGCTCCAAGTGTTCCACAACTTCCTGCAAGTTTTTGCTTCACTCCGAAGACACGAGATACATTTCGGATGTATCATgggagagaaaaaaagaaaacccTTCCTCGTATGATGCGGACCGATATGATTAAACTATTCGATGAACTGGACTCACTGTGTGCAACGGCGATACTGAATTCGAAATCCTGGTTAGAAGTGCAATCGGATGTGCAAATGCTACGTGCAACGTATGCCGGTTATATCAATTACCTCAACAAAGTGGAAGATCGAGTAGAAAGTCAATCCGTTGATCATCGATGCAGCTTGTTGGAAAATCGGTCTTTAAAACTGTAGCAGCTAGTTCATCCAGAACATCGTTGACGAAACTTATGTATAAAGAACTAGAACAGCAACTTAACAGCGGAGAAGCATACGCTCCTGTTAATTTAATACTGTATGCTCCATCAGAACGCAAAGCACGATATAAGTATATCCAGGGATTAAGTTTCGACTTCGATGTTCAGGTGTATCGATCGTTCAAGCCGAATGCTACGTTCGTGTGGAAACTTCCCCATCTTAATGAACGGTCGGAAATCCAGTTGTCAAATACAATTGTtcatttggaagatgatatcgTTTATCGCGTAAAAGCTGATAAATGCAAACAGGCAGCTGCAGTTTTCGGGGGAATAGCATCGTGGACCGTGCAAAAAGTTAAGGAGTTTAGCCAGTTGGCTACAGGTACCTGAATACATTTCGTTCTACAATGAAATTTCATTTAAGCATTCTATTTGACATTTCAGATGATGATCCTAGCAGTTCTAAGCAAGATGACTTGGACGGACTTAAAATGTTAATCGGCGATGGTCATGAAATCGAGGAAGTTTTGCATATTGAAACCCAACAACTGAATTCGAGGCAAGGCAAGTTTGACAATTTCTGGAAAGCTGCTGAAATCGTTATCGCCGAAAAGGATCTATCGGTTGCTCAGGAAAGACGACACGGTACAACTAGCTGGATTTCACCGCTGTGCGTTTCCTTGCGTGATCTGATGGACATATGCGAAGAAAAAATGAATCAGCTTTACCCAGGATGTCCGAACAACAACGTACCCTCAGCTGAGTATTTTCGTCTACAATTTACACCCAGAAACCCACGTAATCGTACCGCTGAAAGGTACTACAGTAGGTTTGATATCAAATATGGATTGCAAGTGCGTACACTACGTAAAGCACATCCCGATCAACATTATGGGGCAAAGCAATTCCAGTACATGAAAATGATGGCAGGTATATACTATTAGACATTTAACGCTTGCTTTGACGATTTGTATCATGATTGAAATTGTCCTTCCAGGTCGTTTTCATACTTCCAGTCTAGTTTTCTTTCTGGATGACAAAGCAGCAATTCTGGTGGGATTTGAAGGCGCTCCAGTCAGCGCTACAAGAAGACAACGTTCAGTTCTTAAAGCAGGCTTGGATAATCGAGGATTGAACGCTTTAGATCACGACAACATACCGCAGCATCTAACCCCTTCGATATCAATTAAACTGATTTCTCCTATGGATTTATCTAATGCTTGGCATGCAGGACAATCGTGCATAATTCTCAAAGACGCTACACACTTAATCAGGCTTCcgctgttcggtaatttttctTACAG
The nucleotide sequence above comes from Armigeres subalbatus isolate Guangzhou_Male chromosome 3, GZ_Asu_2, whole genome shotgun sequence. Encoded proteins:
- the LOC134222228 gene encoding uncharacterized protein LOC134222228 → MEQIPIAVRVEKDGKRMVQSIVSVLKTTNFESIIDQVLNRKLNKTEKIDKVFAGSKSINRDDLFEVDPSTILQDAVTAIGTCTKVLCLMKPTFDPPKQPQNAFDHLMKNAAVVLYPDKKEERDGRSELYNCVVQYLVDKKAGFKRFQKTELQQFMSAFVSALWYLDGQSEKLASAPSVPQLPASFCFTPKTRDTFRMYHGREKKKTLPRMMRTDMIKLFDELDSLCATAILNSKSWLEVQSDVQMLRATYAGYINYLNKVEDRVESQSVDHRCSLLENRSLKL
- the LOC134222229 gene encoding uncharacterized protein LOC134222229; translation: MYKELEQQLNSGEAYAPVNLILYAPSERKARYKYIQGLSFDFDVQVYRSFKPNATFVWKLPHLNERSEIQLSNTIVHLEDDIVYRVKADKCKQAAAVFGGIASWTVQKVKEFSQLATDDDPSSSKQDDLDGLKMLIGDGHEIEEVLHIETQQLNSRQGKFDNFWKAAEIVIAEKDLSVAQERRHGTTSWISPLCVSLRDLMDICEEKMNQLYPGCPNNNVPSAEYFRLQFTPRNPRNRTAERYYSRFDIKYGLQVRTLRKAHPDQHYGAKQFQYMKMMAGRFHTSSLVFFLDDKAAILVGFEGAPVSATRRQRSVLKAGLDNRGLNALDHDNIPQHLTPSISIKLISPMDLSNAWHAGQSCIILKDATHLIRLPLFGNFSYRF